Within Alphaproteobacteria bacterium, the genomic segment AAGCGAGCATTCCGGGCATTCTTTCATCGGCCATGACCGCACTTCGCGGCTGCCGATTGAGGGAGGGAGATCGATGCCGATGGATTACGACGTGATCGTCAAAGGACATAACCTCAGCATGCGGGATGGCTTCTTCGGGCTCGCCAACGTAACGCTCGTGTCGACCTCGGATGGGCCGGTACTGTTCGACACCGGCCATTACTGCAATCGCCCAGCCCTTCTCAAGGGCCTCGCCGCGCGCGGGGTGGAGCCGAGTGCCGTCAAGGCCGTCTTCCTTTCCCACCTTCATTTCGATCATTCGAACAACATCGATCTTTTCCCGGACGCCAAGGTCTATGTGAGCAGGAAGGAATGGGAATACGCGAAGAGGCCCCACAAGGATGACATCTTCATGCCCTGGCTCATCCACGAAATGCTGGGACGATATACGGTCGAACTCCTCGAAGGTGAACAAAGGCTTCCGGGCGGGATTCTTAGCATTCCGGCACCCGGCCACACACCTGGTTCCTACGCTGTAATCCTCGAGGGCACGCCCAAGGGCCGCGTGGTGCTTGCGGG encodes:
- a CDS encoding MBL fold metallo-hydrolase, giving the protein MPMDYDVIVKGHNLSMRDGFFGLANVTLVSTSDGPVLFDTGHYCNRPALLKGLAARGVEPSAVKAVFLSHLHFDHSNNIDLFPDAKVYVSRKEWEYAKRPHKDDIFMPWLIHEMLGRYTVELLEGEQRLPGGILSIPAPGHTPGSYAVILEGTPKGRVVLAGDAIKYPKEALNRRSDMVFDTVENSRATIERLLSVGDRIVPGHFPELVKRGESFTWEEAAEFPLMVR